A region of the Bombus pyrosoma isolate SC7728 linkage group LG15, ASM1482585v1, whole genome shotgun sequence genome:
tatagtataatataacatattaataaagttatgtattaaacagaattttttaaagttcaaatatttcaatttaacagGTGTAATTCATTACTATGTTTACGTACAAAATGGCATGTTTCAAACAATTGGCAATGTGGCAAAtacgagaagaaaattctCTTGTCTCAAAATGCAAAAGTTATACCACATACTCAATTAACCAAAGATATTTTATGGTGGAGTGGTGGAAATCAATTGTATGGTTTTAGACGTACTGAACCATTTCAAGATAATAAccgaatttttattcatgaTAATGTTACGAGtgatatttgcaaatttattgtcaataatgattatattattacaggCCATAGGTATTTAGCCATAGGCTTCATCATATTAGTCAAGATAATAGTAAAGCTGAcatcttataaaatattatttcatatacgtACCATTTTTTACAGAGATGGAAGTATACAATTTTGGACAAGGCCACAAAGTAGCCGAAACATAGATTATTACTTTAGTATAGAAACAGCACATTCTAGAAGTGTAAATGCATTAGATGGAACACTTACAACTATTATATCAGGTTCCAGTGATGGTACCGTGAaggtataattttaaatattacttcaaaaagtatataattaatcCTTTCTGGTCGTAATTTCTGAGGGCATTAATCTCGCCAATACTTCAATGCCTGACAATACCTGGACTTTGGCTGGAAAGAGTTaacatttgaataatattataataatatatagatttGGACACCTCTTGGACAAAGGACCTCACGTATACCTTTAGCAACAATAAATATTGCACAGTGGGTGTGTTCTCTTTCAGTTGATCCAACGAATAAAAAGTTTGCCATAGGTACTGCTGGTAATAGTGACAAACCTCATCTTCATATATTTGATCTTGAGCAGTAAgctattatttaaatacacgcAAATTGAAACTTCGAGAACGCCTATATAAAGTTTatgtttcataataatttcagttataccgaatttgatatattaaagtcagatgaaaaaagatatgCAGAGACATTAGATATGGTTTGGGATAGCCCACAAAGTTTGCTTACCTGTGGATATGATACTTATATTCGGAAATGGGACTTgaggtaaatataaatatttcttatcttaaaataatagcatcattatttttactaaaaaataattattctaggACTGGAACATGTGTGTATTCGTGGCGAGAACCAACAGATGCAACTTTATACTGTATATCATCAGACTATCAGTACACTATGATTACTGGAACTAAATTTAACTGTAAGGCTGTTCTCTGGGATCAAAGACAAAAAAGTTACATACAAGTCAGTACTGTCGTATTTCTTATacaatattcgatataatacacagtttatatatcgtatacaataacattaaattatatttataacatgtttttactttttacaggTCTACTTCATGAATCTTCGTAGAATGTCTAGTCCTACTTATTCTGTCAGCTTTGATAATACACATTTATATGGAGCAACAGATCAACATTTAGTTGAACTAAACTTCTCAGGATATTCGTACAAAAAATCCAATTACAAAGAAATCCTGAGATATGGATATGTAGAACCGACTAGAACTGACTCAAACTGTTGCGTGTAAAATGAACGCGTAATATTAAGTACACTAACATGCAGGAATATTTGGATCCTCCCAAATTGTTGCAAATATATACTcatattatttgcaaaaatattattgcaaaaaaATACTCTTCAAAGAAAgctctttaatttaattttcgccTCTGATCTTATCTCAAACAATCACATATggttaaaaacaaaaaataaattattaaaatgatagttaac
Encoded here:
- the LOC122576095 gene encoding F-box/WD repeat-containing protein 4 produces the protein MTDAWRLDTLPSDVLILIFDYCHAFDLVRLSEVCTRFRDIIREETLWIKKSKQPIVTNQTSRKFRERCNSLLCLRTKWHVSNNWQCGKYEKKILLSQNAKVIPHTQLTKDILWWSGGNQLYGFRRTEPFQDNNRIFIHDNVTSDICKFIVNNDYIITGHRDGSIQFWTRPQSSRNIDYYFSIETAHSRSVNALDGTLTTIISGSSDGTVKIWTPLGQRTSRIPLATINIAQWVCSLSVDPTNKKFAIGTAGNSDKPHLHIFDLEHYTEFDILKSDEKRYAETLDMVWDSPQSLLTCGYDTYIRKWDLRTGTCVYSWREPTDATLYCISSDYQYTMITGTKFNCKAVLWDQRQKSYIQVYFMNLRRMSSPTYSVSFDNTHLYGATDQHLVELNFSGYSYKKSNYKEILRYGYVEPTRTDSNCCV